The Primulina eburnea isolate SZY01 chromosome 18, ASM2296580v1, whole genome shotgun sequence genome segment TTGGAGGAAACAAAAGTATCTCTTAACAAGGAGAAATATAGCCCTGTAACTATTGTGTATCTAGTCTCATTGTTTAATGTAGGTATCCTCTCTTATGTGGAAGAAACAATTGCAAAAGAATCTCCAAAAAGGAGCTCTCTGGCCTATCTTATTCGGCTATAGCATCAAAATCCAAGAAAGCTTCCTAATGCACGGTTTTAATTTATAGATCCTACCTTTCATTCCGGACACCATCATTTCATTCTTAATCCTTTTACCAAAAATCTACTTTTCCACAAAGTCATTACATTAAACTCAATTTTTATCATTTCTCAAAACATTTTAATACATCATATTTTAATGatatatcattttttaaaatttagaatACTGAACTCTAGTCATCATCCACAGAAACatcaattcaaatattatttaataatatctaCCTAACATACTCTTACATGAATTgatacaaacaataaaaatTATCAATGGAAAATGAAAACAAACAAATCTTCTAATTTCCCGAAATCTtcaaaaacatatttttcaaaatgCAAAAATCAAAACCAAACATTGCCTGGTTTTTCTCCCAGGAGAAGATGTTAAATACTCCTATTTATGTCCACAAGCTGACCACTTATTTGAAGAGGCAACAGAATATTTAATTGGAATTCAAGCAAAGGCCTTAAACTAAACCAGTCTGATACGAAATTTTAGTGTTAGCAACGTGCCAAAGATACCCAAGTCATTAAAAAGTAAACAAAATGCCAATATCTGTCCTCCCGCCGAAGCCTCACTCAGTTTTGCTAAAATGGTCGAGAGACAAACTACCAAGAAATGAAGGCCCCCTCCCATATCAGAAGCTTTTTATCTGAATTTAAATCACCAAAGACAAATCCCATGAAGCTATAACTAGATCCTGGACTAGTTCCCAACCAAAGTATTTGAATATTAACACATATATAAATTCATTAAAAAGATGGTTCATACTCAACCAAGATCAGAATATTTACCAGTATTTAATCAAGCCATCCCAGCCACAGGTTGCCACTTTACTTTGTTCCAGGGGATGCCACGCAGAACCAATACAAACTCCGTCATGGCACTTGAGAGTTCTAAAAACTTTACAACTCTTCCAATCCCAAAACCAGCAACGCCCTTCACCATCACCTGACATTACAAACCGCCCATCCGGCGAAAAGTTGACCTGACAAGCATAGCCAGCAACTATGTGCCCCGCAAACCTCTTCTTTTTATTCAGCTGGAACCTCTCTCTGGTACTGTATATAAGTATCTGATTATCCAAACTCTGACAGGCAAGCCAGTTTTTATTTGGATGCAAAGAAATAGAAGGCATTGAGTGCATGTGCGGCTCACTAATATACTTGATAACCACCGGAATCCCAAACTCCCATATCCGCAGCGATTTATCATCACTTGAAGTCACAAACCTTCTATTATCATCCACGAAAGTTATTGTATTCACAGCCCCTAAATGTTGATCATACTCCTGTGTAATCTGCCCTGAATTCATATCCCACTGCACAATCTTCTTATCACTCATCCCTGCCAGTAGTACGTTCTGCTTATCATCATCTGGGTTAAGCCTCACAACATAAGGAATCTTCCCAGTCGAAAAAGTCGATATCACTTGTCCAGTCTCTGTATCCCAATACTTGATATTCTTATCATAACCAGCAGATAGAAACTTTGTCCCATCATTAGTAAAGTAAATATCCCTCACGGCCTTGTTGTGCCCCATGTAGGTTCTCATGCATTTCCCCGAATTAAACACATCCCATATCTTCAGCTTCGTATCCATTCCAGCAGACAATATCAAATGACCATGCCGGGGGAAAAATCTGATAGCCGAAACCCCCTTAGTATGGCCACTCCAAGTATGAACCAGTTTCTTGGGTATATAACAATGATCATTACTTGCCTTGGCATCCTTAGGAGGAGCAATCCAAGACCTCCCCTGATAATCTTGCTCCTCTTTTCCATGAAAAGTACTCTTATCAAGGTGAGACTCCCCTTTCTCCCTCTCAACCCCTTCCTTCTCAGCTTTCTTCTTCGCGTGCTCCTCCGCGTATTTCTTCTGCTCCTCCGTCAACTCACCTTGCACCCACTCCCTCTTCCCCGCCCAGGGACTCTTCCTATTATTCATCAACCAAGTCTCGCTCGCAGGATTCTCCACCTCCACTGCATCAACCACTTCGTCATTCCCCTGATTCTCCTCCATCGTCTCCTTCTTCTTCTCAAGTTTCCTCTTCTTCTGCTCGTGTTGCGGGATATTATAAACCGTAATCCCATCATTCTTCTCAAAACCCACAACATCACCGACATATCTATTCTCAGAGGGATCAGCAGCGTACCCGAATTTGTAGTAAGTGTTGTACTGCTCATCAAAAACAAACGGCTCGATAGACGCGTTCTCGACAAATCCCAGCTTATGGTTGCGGAGACCTTGAGCCAGCCCGTCTTTGGCATAGGGGTGCGCGGGACCGACAATGGGGGTCCAGAGCTGGTCGTAGGTGGGGTTGAAGGAGACAACGTGCTGGGTCGGGTCGAGGGGTTTATGCGCCTGCGAGTGAGATTGGCCGGAGACGGTGAGAGACAGCATCGTGTCGTCGACTATCGGGGCGGCGGATTTCGAGGGAAGGGGAATCCGGGTCGGGGAGGAATCTGGGTCGGAGTTGTCGTGGTTCGGATCGTCTTCCCCGGCGTACGAGAAAAGCAGGAGATCCATGTTTCTGGTATCTAGGGTTCCGTTTAACGGGAAAACGAAGAAATTGGGACTAATATAAATGTTGATTTAAAAGGATTAAAAGGGAATTTAttcaaaacaatatttaaaatttaatttattcaaagcattaaaaaaaattataaatttgaaCCAATAGTTAGTTTCTTGAGTTGTTCga includes the following:
- the LOC140819877 gene encoding uncharacterized protein isoform X2, which encodes MDLLLFSYAGEDDPNHDNSDPDSSPTRIPLPSKSAAPIVDDTMLSLTVSGQSHSQAHKPLDPTQHVVSFNPTYDQLWTPIVGPAHPYAKDGLAQGLRNHKLGFVENASIEPFVFDEQYNTYYKFGYAADPSENRYVGDVVGFEKNDGITVYNIPQHEQKKRKLEKKKETMEENQGNDEVVDAVEVENPASETWLMNNRKSPWAGKREWVQGELTEEQKKYAEEHAKKKAEKEGVEREKGESHLDKSTFHGKEEQDYQGRSWIAPPKDAKASNDHCYIPKKLVHTWSGHTKGVSAIRFFPRHGHLILSAGMDTKLKIWDVFNSGKCMRTYMGHNKAVRDIYFTNDGTKFLSAGYDKNIKYWDTETGQVISTFSTGKIPYVVRLNPDDDKQNVLLAGMSDKKIVQWDMNSGQITQEYDQHLGAVNTITFVDDNRRFVTSSDDKSLRIWEFGIPVVIKYISEPHMHSMPSISLHPNKNWLACQSLDNQILIYSTRERFQLNKKKRFAGHIVAGYACQVNFSPDGRFVMSGDGEGRCWFWDWKSCKVFRTLKCHDGVCIGSAWHPLEQSKVATCGWDGLIKYW
- the LOC140819877 gene encoding uncharacterized protein isoform X1; the protein is MDLLLFSYAGEDDPNHDNSDPDSSPTRIPLPSKSAAPIVDDTMLSLTVSGQSHSQAHKPLDPTQHVVSFNPTYDQLWTPIVGPAHPYAKDGLAQGLRNHKLGFVENASIEPFVFDEQYNTYYKFGYAADPSENRYVGDVVGFEKNDGITVYNIPQHEQKKRKLEKKKETMEENQGNDEVVDAVEVENPASETWLMNNRKSPWAGKREWVQGELTEEQKKYAEEHAKKKAEKEGVEREKGESHLDKSTFHGKEEQDYQGRSWIAPPKDAKASNDHCYIPKKLVHTWSGHTKGVSAIRFFPRHGHLILSAGMDTKLKIWDVFNSGKCMRTYMGHNKAVRDIYFTNDGTKFLSAGYDKNIKYWDTETGQVISTFSTGKIPYVVRLNPDDDKQNVLLAGMSDKKIVQWDMNSGQITQEYDQHLGAVNTITFVDDNRRFVTSSDDKSLRIWEFGIPVVIKYISEPHMHSMPSISLHPNKNWLACQSLDNQILIYSTRERFQLNKKKRFAGHIVAGYACQVNFSPDGRFVMSGDGEGRCWFWDWKSCKVFRTLKCHDGVCIGSAWHPLEQSKVATCGWDGLIKYWD